From the genome of Colias croceus chromosome 9, ilColCroc2.1, one region includes:
- the LOC123694237 gene encoding probable cytosolic oligopeptidase A — MASFLRSNIVTRYLKRPFLQNKRNSGYVVLIPEIGEDSDNNVLLTENGLPEFNDITIEKCIAAISKLSLEYESGVQNIEESCNDCKNAFTEIFQPLEKLDNQLELTWGVAKTLYLGNSSLMPTKSYIQIHQRAHKARSTKFNSVPIYNAAINEKNRLKKLTDEEQRLLDKYILEGKLNGLDVKGLKREKLDNILNLLQKERQLFRDKVNMATKVFSSFINDEQLAKEFPESLAKIMSVNNNASKGPWKITLQPHIYEPFMEYCPDPTLRWNAWQAHVQRCSGYANKDFETSTHVQQIRGYRSEQAKMLGYDTYADMSMETKMAGSVENVYNCLDMLLENARPMQDVELESLQNFAIERGFDKKLEHWDIPYWQRKQKWSLYNFDENKIREYFPLPRVITSLFNLCSTLFKIQIVERSNVHTWHKDVKFYDIYDESSNTPIAGLYLDPYARQDEKIRVYDDAGWHVSIRNKCALTSTNPLSALIFNFQAPTDKQQSLLTFKEVGALFQRFGHSLRHLLTKANYSEVAGLSNVEWDAAEVCGHVMTHWLYDPHTIRAISGHYHTEEPLPDEIIQNLQKVRSHMTGYNLCKELYKSRLDLELYSKTTFWRDLVRELWPKYNAMPFDKYDSHLLSFTSIFSEEWGAAYYCHLWSKMIAADIYSAFEEAREGDQDVLAIGKRYKDSFLSVGGSCHPSEVFRRFRGRDPSPQALLNNLGLSKQTVKITDEK; from the coding sequence AATTCCCGAAATTGGTGAAGATTCAGATAATAATGTTCTACTTACTGAAAATGGGTTACCCGAATTCAATGACATAACGATTGAAAAGTGTATTGCTGCTATCAGTAAACTCAGTTTGGAGTATGAGAGTGGAGTACAAAATATTGAAGAGTCTTGCAATGATTGCAAAAACGCATTTACTGAAATCTTTCAACCTTTAGAGAAACTTGACAATCAACTAGAATTAACATGGGGCGTGGCTAAAACCTTATACTTGGGTAACAGCTCACTTATGCCCACTAAATCCTATATACAAATTCACCAAAGAGCCCATAAAGCTAGATCAACAAAGTTTAACAGTGTACCCATTTATAATGCCGCAATTAACGAGAAAAACCGTCTCAAAAAATTAACTGATGAAGAGCAAAGGTTGTTAGATAAGTATATTCTAGAAGGTAAACTAAACGGACTTGATGTAAAAGGATTAAAACGTGAGAAATTAGACAACATTCTAAACTTACTACAAAAAGAAAGACAGTTGTTCCGCGATAAGGTTAATATGGCTACTAAAGTCTTCAGTAGTTTCATCAATGATGAGCAGTTGGCTAAGGAGTTCCCAGAAAGCCTGGCAAAAATAATGTCAGTTAATAACAATGCTAGCAAAGGGCCGTGGAAGATCACATTACAGCCACATATTTATGAACCATTTATGGAGTACTGTCCTGATCCAACATTACGGTGGAATGCATGGCAGGCTCATGTCCAACGTTGCTCTGGTTATGCaaataaagattttgaaaCCAGTACCCATGTGCAGCAAATACGTGGCTATCGGTCAGAACAAGCTAAGATGTTAGGATACGATACATATGCCGATATGAGCATGGAAACTAAAATGGCCGGGTCCGTCGAAAATGTTTACAACTGCTTAGATATGTTACTGGAAAATGCGCGTCCGATGCAAGATGTCGAACTTGAATCATTACAAAACTTTGCAATCGAAAGAGGCTTCGATAAGAAATTAGAGCATTGGGATATTCCTTATTGGCAGAGGAAGCAGAAGTGGTCTTTATACAATTTCGATGAAAACAAAATACGCGAATACTTCCCTCTTCCTAGGGTTATCACCAGCTTGTTCAACTtgtgcagtacattatttaaaatacaaattgtcGAGCGATCGAATGTGCACACGTGGCATAAGGATGTTAAATTTTACGATATATATGATGAATCCAGTAACACTCCTATCGCCGGGCTATACTTGGATCCATATGCGCGACAGGATGAAAAGATTCGCGTATACGACGACGCTGGTTGGCATGTTTCGATCCGCAACAAATGTGCTTTGACATCAACAAATCCTTTATCAGCcttaatattcaatttccaAGCACCTACTGACAAGCAACAATCTCTATTGACTTTCAAAGAGGTAGGTGCTTTATTCCAAAGGTTTGGGCATTCTTTACGTCATTTGCTGACGAAAGCTAATTATTCTGAAGTCGCGGGGTTGTCTAATGTAGAATGGGATGCAGCAGAAGTGTGTGGTCACGTAATGACGCATTGGCTCTATGACCCACATACTATTCGAGCTATCAGTGGACACTATCACACTGAAGAACCCCTGCCTGATGAAATAATACAGAATTTACAAAAAGTCAGAAGTCACATGACTGGTTACAATTTATGCAAGGAATTGTACAAGTCTCGGTTAGATTTAGAGTTATATTCgaaaactactttctggcgAGACCTGGTAAGGGAATTATGGCCAAAATACAATGCAATGCCATTTGACAAATATGATTCTCATCTTCTGTCCTTCACGAGTATATTTTCGGAAGAATGGGGTGCTGCGTATTATTGCCATTTGTGGTCGAAAATGATTGCAGCGGATATTTACAGCGCTTTTGAGGAAGCAAGAGAAGGTGACCAAGATGTTCTGGCCATTGGAAAGAGATACAAAGATAGTTTCCTGTCAGTAGGTGGTAGCTGTCATCCGAGCGAAGTATTCAGAAGGTTCCGTGGAAGGGATCCTTCACCGCAAGCTCTACTTAACAACCTTGGGTTATCTAAACAGACAGTAAAGATAACTGACGAGAAGTAA
- the LOC123694238 gene encoding dynein axonemal assembly factor 4-like: MPIMVKDFTWTQTLNTINVRIPLDPVYREKVDLFTTDKYIKAHFNPFLFEVFLQHDIDSAKSKCTLQDNLIIFDLIKKEEIDWDVLEKTLSKNEKAKLREEILLECQEKAKAASEERAIKKSQLDRFTVQQAMDIDNKQHNLMDSRRDAERNKAMDDLENWRLNNVQQCKIENCENNTNRGVSIVELPDEDVVPKVEKKAVKKPIRPIVKIPVKTPVKSEYIEKKKDEVAKRILPKLRESGQVEIKHTPRTFPTPSRESTAQEEEAWLKNITQARRAIGFVSEDLRPEEQDPQWCKEKGDEFFRNGNYLGAISAYTHGITLSDKLPTLYANRAATHFALGNFNKCVTDCSSALDLMKPACEGNRRSRAKCIARRAAGLARLGYLNKAIDEMKAASKLLPDDENIKNDIYDMERAWEQNPDSD; this comes from the exons ATGCCTATAATGGTTAAGGATTTTACGTGGACACAAACTTTAAACACTATCAATGTAAGAATTCCTCTGGACCCGGTGTACAGAGAAAAAGTTGATCTTTTTACCACCGATAAATACATAAAGGCGCATTTCAATCCATTTTTGTTTGAAGTGTTTTTGCAGCATGATATAGATAGTGCTAAAAGTAAATGTACACTACAAGACaacctaattatttttgatttaataaaaaaagaggaAATTGATTGGGACGTGTTAGAAAAGACACTAAGCAAAAATGAAAAAGCGAAACTGCGTGAAGAAATTTTACTGGAATGTCAAGAAAAAGCTAAAGCAGCATCTGAGGAAAGGGCTATCAAGAAAAGTCAATTAGATAGATTTACTGTTCAACAAGCGATGGACATCGATAACAAGCAGCATAATCTGATGGATTCCCGAAGAGATGCGGAACGAAATAAAGCTATGGACGATTTGGAAAATTGGAGGCTCAACAACGTACAGCAatgtaaaattgaaaattgtgaaaataatacaaacagaGGTGTATCAATAGTCGAGTTGCCTGATGAAGATGTCGTCCCAAAAGTCGAGAAAAAAGCAGTAAAAAAACCAATTCGACCGATCGTCAAAATACCGGTTAAAACTCCAGTCAAGTCTGAATACATTGAAAAGAAGAAAGACGAAGTAGCTAAACGTATATTACCAAAATTACGCGAGTCGGGACAAGTAGAGATTAAACATACGCCGAGGACGTTTCCTACGCCGAGTAGGGAATCGACCGCTCAAGAGGAAGAAGCTTGGTTGAAGAATATTACACAAGCTAGAAGAGCTATTg GTTTCGTTTCCGAAGATTTACGTCCTGAAGAACAAGATCCGCAGTGGTGTAAGGAGAAAGGAGACGAGTTCTTTCGCAACGGCAACTATCTGGGTGCGATTAGCGCGTACACACACGGCATCACGTTGTCCGATAAATTACCAACTTTGTACGCGAATAGAGCGGCTACACACTTCGCTTTGGgaaactttaataaatgt GTGACAGATTGTTCTTCTGCTTTAGATTTGATGAAACCAGCATGCGAAGGAAACAGACGTAGTCGGGCCAAATGCATTGCACGAAGAGCCGCTGGTCTAGCTCGATTAGGCTATCTTAATAAAGCTATCGACGAAATGAAAGCCGCCTCTAAACTCCTACCAGATGACGAAAACATCAAAAATGATATCTATGATATGGAAAGAGCATGGGAACAAAATCCAGACTCAGACTAA
- the LOC123694239 gene encoding phosphotriesterase-related protein isoform X1 encodes MSAIVQTVLGDVHPSALGRTLTHEHLSMDFTHFYKEPPKEIADKFQSGFSLENVGFHRQYPYSSKNNLIFNDLKAKEAVLNDVLAYKKYGGGTIVENTTEGIKRDIDFYKQLSEKSKVHIVAGTGYYIADVQNNSTMGSTAEDMYNHMLKEMTEGCVDYPTVKSGFVGEIASVWPIKEFERKAIKAAGELQSQIGCGVSFHPHREPESPFEIIRLYSEAGGKMDKVVMSHLDRTLLDFDKLAEFSELGTYCQFDLFGVEVSFYQLHVPTDMPSDAQRMNMIKGLVDDGKENRILMSHDVHTKHRLIDFGGHGYCHIINNILPRMTAKGFSQAQIDKITIENPAEWLTIKK; translated from the exons ATGAGTGCCATAGTTCAAACAG ttttaggGGATGTACACCCTAGTGCATTAGGCAGAACTCTAACACATGAACATCTATCAATGGACTTCACCCATTTCTACAAAGAGCCACCAAAAGAAATTGCAGATAAATTTCAGTCTGGATTTAGTCTCGAAAATGTGGGGTTTCACAGGCAGTATCCATATAgctctaaaaataatttaatattcaatgacTTGAAGGCAAAGGAAGCAGTGTTAAATGATGTACTGGCTTATAAGAAATATGGTGGAG GAACAATAGTTGAGAACACAACAGAGGGGATCAAACGAGACATTGATTTCTATAAGCAGTTATCAGAAAAAAGCAAAGTCCATATAGTAGCTGGTACTGGTTATTATATAGCTGATGTGCAAAACAACAGTACTATGGGAAGTACTGCAGAAGATATGTATAATCATATGCTAAAAGAGATGACTGAAGGTTGTGTTGACTATCCTACAGTTAAATCTGGCTTTGTGGGAGAGATTGCTAGTGTTTGGCCAATTAAAG AATTCGAAAGAAAAGCAATAAAAGCAGCTGGAGAACTTCAATCACAAATTGGTTGCGGAGTTAGTTTCCACCCGCATAGAGAACCGGAATCGCCGTTCGAAATTATCCGTCTTTACTCAGAAGCGGGCGGGAAAATGGATAAAGTTGTCATGTCTCATTTGGATC gtacGCTGCTTGACTTCGACAAGCTCGCAGAGTTTTCCGAACTAGGTACATATTGCCAATTTGATTTATTCGGCGTGGAAGTATCATTCTACCAATTACATGTTCCTACTGATATGCCTTCGGATGCTCAAAGGATGAACATGATTAAGGGATTGGTTGATGATGGCAAAGAAAATAGAATTTTGATGTCTCATGATGTGCATACTAAACATAGAttg attGATTTCGGAGGTCACGGATATTGccatataattaataacattctACCACGGATGACAGCTAAAGGCTTTTCTCAAGCTCAAATCGACAAAATAACGATTGAAAACCCCGCGGAATGGCTTACTATCAAGAAGTAG
- the LOC123694239 gene encoding phosphotriesterase-related protein isoform X2 encodes MSAIVQTVLGDVHPSALGRTLTHEHLSMDFTHFYKEPPKEIADKFQSGFSLENVGFHRQYPYSSKNNLIFNDLKAKEAVLNDVLAYKKYGGGTIVENTTEGIKRDIDFYKQLSEKSKVHIVAGTGYYIADVQNNSTMGSTAEDMYNHMLKEMTEGCVDYPTVKSGFVGEIASVWPIKEFERKAIKAAGELQSQIGCGVSFHPHREPESPFEIIRLYSEAGGKMDKVVMSHLDRTLLDFDKLAEFSELD; translated from the exons ATGAGTGCCATAGTTCAAACAG ttttaggGGATGTACACCCTAGTGCATTAGGCAGAACTCTAACACATGAACATCTATCAATGGACTTCACCCATTTCTACAAAGAGCCACCAAAAGAAATTGCAGATAAATTTCAGTCTGGATTTAGTCTCGAAAATGTGGGGTTTCACAGGCAGTATCCATATAgctctaaaaataatttaatattcaatgacTTGAAGGCAAAGGAAGCAGTGTTAAATGATGTACTGGCTTATAAGAAATATGGTGGAG GAACAATAGTTGAGAACACAACAGAGGGGATCAAACGAGACATTGATTTCTATAAGCAGTTATCAGAAAAAAGCAAAGTCCATATAGTAGCTGGTACTGGTTATTATATAGCTGATGTGCAAAACAACAGTACTATGGGAAGTACTGCAGAAGATATGTATAATCATATGCTAAAAGAGATGACTGAAGGTTGTGTTGACTATCCTACAGTTAAATCTGGCTTTGTGGGAGAGATTGCTAGTGTTTGGCCAATTAAAG AATTCGAAAGAAAAGCAATAAAAGCAGCTGGAGAACTTCAATCACAAATTGGTTGCGGAGTTAGTTTCCACCCGCATAGAGAACCGGAATCGCCGTTCGAAATTATCCGTCTTTACTCAGAAGCGGGCGGGAAAATGGATAAAGTTGTCATGTCTCATTTGGATC gtacGCTGCTTGACTTCGACAAGCTCGCAGAGTTTTCCGAACTAG attGA
- the LOC123694530 gene encoding zinc finger CCCH domain-containing protein 15 homolog — MPPKKASGAGASKKTEQKKKEKVIEDKTFGLKNKKGAKQQKFIQQVEKQVKSGGIHPAQPVQDKKKEKEQKLKEQKELAALFKPVQTQKVEKGTDPKSVVCAFFKQGQCAKGDRCKFSHDLTIERKAEKRSLYVDMRDDEDNMDNWDEDKLKEVVEKKHGEGNKQRPSTDIICKHFIDAVEKSKYGWFWECPAGTKCIYRHALPPGFVLKRDKKKMEEKKNEISLVDLIERERAALGPNQTKITLETFLAWKKKKIKEKQELLNKVEEQRRSDYKAGRAVGLSGREMFSFDPAMAADADDDGDEAFDLGKFHEDEEEKEEYRNIELELIGMEACEVDDSGTKATDDRLEKLGKDLENGDEKPQEENMGAVPINENLFLAEDLDEELENLDLDD, encoded by the exons ATGCCGCCGAAGAAAGCAAGTGGTGCTGGAGCCAGCAAGAAGActgaacaaaaaaagaagGAGAAAGTTATTGAA GACAAGACCTTTGGtctcaaaaacaaaaaaggtgCAAAGCAACAAAAGTTTATTCAGCAAGTAGAAAAACAAGTAAAAAGTGGAGGTATACACCCCGCGCAGCCTGTACAAGATAAAAAGAAGGAAAAGGAACAAAAACTGAAGGAGCAGAAGGAATTAGCAGCGCTATTCAAACCTGTACAGACACAAAAAGTTGAGAAAG gTACTGACCCAAAATCAGTTGTATGTGCATTCTTCAAGCAAGGACAATGTGCAAAGGGTGATAGGTGTAAATTCTCACACGACTTGACTATAGAAAGAAAG GCCGAGAAGCGATCACTCTATGTGGATATGCGTGACGATGAAGACAACATGGATAACTGGGATGAGGACAAACTCAAGGAAGTGGTAGAGAAGAAACACGGAGAGGGTAACAAGCAGCGGCCTTCGACTgatatt ATTTGCAAGCACTTCATCGACGCCGTCGAAAAATCGAAATATGGTTGGTTCTGGGAGTGTCCAGCGGGCACCAAATGTATATACAGGCACGCTTTACCACCAGGCTTTGTGCTCAAACGGGACAAGAAGAAAATGGAAGAGAAAAAGAATGAGATATCTCTTGTCGATTTAATAGAGAGAGAGAGAGCGGCTCTTGGACCCAATCAGACTAAGATCACGCTGGAAACCTTCTTGGCGtggaagaagaagaagattaAAGAGAAACAG GAACTACTCAACAAAGTTGAAGAACAACGCCGCAGTGACTACAAAGCGGGAAGAGCGGTCGGTCTCTCTGGACGGGAGATGTTCTCGTTCGACCCGGCGATGGCTGCTGATGCTGATGATGATGGAGACGAGGCGTTCGACCTTGGGAAGTTCCATGAGGATGAAGAGGAGAAGGAGGAATATAGGAATATCGAGCTGGAGCTCATCGGCATGGAGGCTTGCGAG GTGGACGATTCAGGCACGAAAGCGACTGACGATAGGTTAGAAAAACTAGGTAAAGATCTAGAAAATGGTGACGAGAAGCCACAAGAAGAGAATATGGGCGCTGTGCCAATTAATGAGAACCTCTTCCTCGCTGAGGACCTGGACGAGGAACTGGAAAACCTGGACCTTGATGATTAA